GCAAAAATAGAGCTTGCAAATGGCAAGACAATTCTCTTTTGCTGTCCTAAATCGATGTTTTATTTCTATTTGCGCCCCTACGAATTTCCTGAATATAAGATAAAAAAGGAGACCGATTTTAAAAAGCTCCTTGTCAAAGACTACATTAGCGGAGAGTGGATAAAGGCCGAAGGTGCGCTCTATGTTTTTGGAAGTCGCTTGCAAGGGCCAAAGGGGGATGATCTCATTCCTGTGCGCAATAAAGATACTCTTAATATCTTTCGCCTCAAATATGGTGGTAGTAAAGTGCTAACCTTTCCTGAAGTAGTTCATAAAGGTGTTGGACTCATCTATTTTCTTGATGCTCCGTAACACTCTTGCCATAGTGAGCCATCAAGAGAGGGTGAAGCAAAATAGAATTTAAAGCGATTGTACTTTTGGCACCCCTCTTGGAAGGGTGCATACTCATACTCAACTGCATAGACGGCTTTATTTTGCTCTATAAAGGGAAGATACTTATCGCATTCGCCATTTTCCACACACTCTTCCACTATGGCAAAATCAAATAGTTTTGCAAGCGTTTTTGCTTGGAATGGATCATTTTTTAAAGCGATGAGTAAACCTCTTTTATGTGCTTCGTATGCTAAAAATCTATTAAATCTTAGCTGATCGCTATAACTGAGGGAGAATCCTGTATCATTGGTAAATCCATCAACATTATCAGGTTCAATACCATCACACCCTTTTTTAAGAGCAAGATCGATGCGCTTACGCATGATCTCTTTTACATGGCTATCGCGAATATCAAGCCATCTTTCACCTGGCCAATCATTGAGAGGTTCTCCTATGGCGGTTTGAGGAAAGAGAGAGATATCAGGACGCCAATTCTCATACGTTCCTGCACTAAAGTAGCAAATCACTGTTTTGTTATGTTCATGAAGCTTTTTTATAAGAGTAGGAGAGGAGTCAAAAAGATCGATATCGTAGATTTGAGCATTATTGAAATTTGTAACATTCCCATCAAGTTGCCAGTAAAAGCTCATGGAAGGTGTTATTGGTTGAGCTTGAAGGAGCAAAAGTGCTAAGAAAAGTTCGCGAAAAATCTGAATAGCACTATGCATTATTTTTTGAAAAATTCCTTCACCCAGGCAAGCTCTTTTTGATTGAGTGAGAGTGTTTTTATAACTGTACCATTATCGTCTAGAATATGGAGTTTATTGCCTTCAACTTTGAGATGTTTCTCTCCCCACTTTTTGAGCATCGCATCATATGCTAAATAGACTTGTGCATTTGCAATATCGAGATCTTTGCCTGTACGTTTATTTACAATATCCACGCCTCCTAACTCTTTTGTAATTTTATAAGGAAAATAGGGCAAAATAGCTTCATAGACTCTTTTGTTTTTTGGTGCTGGCATATTTTCTAACAGCGCAGTAATGCTTAAGAAGATGAAAATAAATAGAAATGCCCAAATCAGTTTCTTACTAAACATTGTTATCCTTTGAAGTGTTTTTGTATATACTCTTTTGCCTTTTTATCAAGAAGCTCCATTCGCTCTTTGCCTTTGGGAAGAGTTGCACGCAAAGTTTTAAGCTCTTGCAAAAAGGAGGCGATATTTGCTGGGAGGAGCTTTTCGATAGCGCGGCGCAGATATTTTGATAGAGCAGGTGAAGCGCCACTTGTAGAAAAGGCAATAATGAGTTCACCTTTTTTGATATAGGATGGAAAGATAAAATCACAATACTCTACGCTATCAACTGCATTGCAAAGAGCTCCATATTTTTGGCACTCTTCGTAGATTGTTTTTTGGACTTCAAGATCATCTACTGCTACGATGACAATGAAAAAGCCCTCTACATCTCCTGTTTGATATGATCTTTTATGATAGGGGAGGCTATGCGTAGTAATGAACTCTTGCACTCTTTCATCAATTTCTGGAGCAATGATGGTGATGTTGTGTGTAAAATCAAGAAGATGAGAAATCTTGTCTCCTGCAATTTTACCACCACCCACTACGAGGATCTTTTTGTTATCAAGTTTGAGATATGCTGGAAAAAAACTCATATAACTCCTTTGCGTAATATTAACCAATTTTACCTTGGAAGATTTTGATAGGTATCAAGGATACAAAATGGTAAACTCATTACAATTATGAAAAAAAGAGAAGGAACCGGATGCGTGAGGAGTTTGTGACGCTTATTCAAAAAGAGTTTCCCATAGCACAGCGTCCCTTTGCTGCATTAGCAAAAGAGCTAGGAAGTGATGAGGAGAGTGTTCTAGAGCTTTATAAAGAGTTGAAGGCACAAGATATTATTCGCCAAACTTCAGGGATATTTGATACAAAATCGTTGGGATATAAATCAAGCCTAGTAGCTTTTAAAACTAAAGATATAGAAGAAGCAGCAGCTATTATCAATACCCATCCTGGAGTTTCACATAATTATGAAAGAGATCACGATTTTAATCTCTGGTTTACCATTGCCGTTGAGCCACGAAGTAAATTGGGGCTTGAAAAGACAGTGGAGCTTCTAGCGCAAAAGAGTAATGCACAAGAGTATATAATTTTGCCTACAAAAAAGATGTTTAAAATCAAAGTGCAGTTAGATCCCAGGGGTATGGGGAAAAAGAAAGAGAAAGTAGAGAAAAAGAAGAAAATATCTTTTGAACTCACTCCCCTGCATTATCAACTTATAAAGCTACTTCAAGAAGATATTGATGCAGTATATGAGCCTTTTGCAAAGGTAGTAGAGGAGCTTGGTATTGATTATGATACATTGATGCATGAGGCTAAAAAATTGCAAGAGGGCGGATATATGCGCCGTTTTGCTACCATTTTGCGCCATCGCAAAGCGGGGTTCAATGCCAATGCAATGGTGGTGTGGGATGTGGATGAAAAGAGAGCTGCAGAGATAGGAGAGAAAGTGGCGGCGTATCAGGCTGTGAGTCACTGCTATTTGCGTCCAACCTATCCCAACTGGCCATATAGCCTCTTTAGTATGGTGCATGGAAAGAGCAAAGAGGAGGTAGAAGAGGTGGTAGAGGAGATTGCAAAAGAGATTGAGCCGCGCGATTATCGCTATCTCTATTCTACGAGGGAGTTTAAAAAGCAACGCATCAAATATTTTAGTGATGCGTTTGCAGCATGGGAGAGAGAAAATGTTGACTGATTTTTTTCGTGAAGAGCTGGTTTTTATTCTTATAGCGCTATTTGTTTTTGCAATTGCTGTTTTTGTGGTAACGCGTCCCTTTGTGGAGGTGAATGCAAAAAAAGTATTGAGTATTATAGGGATCTTTTTGCTTGTGGGATTGATTGCGCACTACACTTGGCGGCTCCATCATATGGAAAGTGTAAAAAAAGCTTTTGCTGCAGGGAAGAATATTTTATGTATCGATAAGACCAATAAAATTGGCTATGTTCTTATTAATCGTGGAGAGTGGAAGATCGTTAATGATGAATTTGTGCACCCTGAGTTTCCTCGGGCGTACAATATCAGACAGTGTGTAGTGGAGTAATTATGGAAGAGAAAAAAGAGGTAATAATTACGGGGCTTAAGATCCCCTTTTGGGATCTTGTGTGGTTTATGGTAAAGTTTACCCTTGCTTCAATCCCCGCTTTTGTAATTTTATATGGAGTTTTTTGGCTTCTTTCCTTTTTCTTTGGAGCATTAATTGCCCTTCCTTTTTGAGGGGACATTGCAAAGTACGGGATAGCTAAAATCTCTCCATGAACCAAGATCGAGCATATGATCATCAATAGTGTCATGGACAAGGTAGGTATAGTTTGTAGGAAGATTATGGTTATGGTAGGTGAGGATATAGTGTCTATCTCCTGCTTCAAAAAAGGCAGTGGTGTTATTCTCTATTATATAGCTTTGATCGTACCTTTTTAGATCTAAATCTTCGAGAAACTTCTTCTTATCTTCTGCTTTTTTATACGCTTTTTTAATATCTTGCCACTGTGCTACTGTAGCTTGAGGACCAAAGGTGCTTTTGCATATCGCATCAAAATCTTCATAGGGTGTATAACTTTGACTTGTAGGGAGAAAGTCAGCCATAAGAGTCATGCTAAGAGCTAGAGGGAGTAAAAACTTCATATTGCACTCCTTTTTTCTTTAATTATACCTCAACTACTCGTATCATATTTGTAGTACCCTCTTTTCCAACAATACTTCCCATTGTAAGGATGATTCTATCTCCTGGAGTCACAATATTTTCTCTTTGTGCTACGTCTAAAAATTTTTGGATGAGGTGCTCTGGATTTTTGATTTTTGGCATCTCTAAAATCTGCGCTACTCCCCAAACTAAAGAGAGCTTGTGGGAAGTATTTTTATCATGTGTCACAGCAATAATTGGTGCTTGAGGGCGATATTTGGCTATGCTTTTGACTGTTGTACCGCTACTTGTAAAGGAGACAATGGCTTTTGGGCTGATAGATTTGCAAAGGTCTGCTACACTTCCAGCAATCGCATCGATATCTTTTCCTTCATAGTGTTTATAAAAGGGATAGATGCTCATTGTCTCTTGAATTACTTTGCGTAGTGTCTCTACTGCTTCAACTGGATATTTCCCGACAGTCGTTTCATCGCTAAGCATTACTGCATCGCTCCCATCCATTACCGCATTTGCTACATCACTTACTTCGGCTCGTGTAGGAAAAGGGGAGTTGACCATGGAGAGCAGCATCTGTGTAGCAGTTATAACAGGTTTTCCTAAGCGATTGGCCTCTTTAATGATACGTTTTTGTATTACTGGAACCTTTTCAATGCCTACTTCAATCCCGAGATCTCCCCGTGCTACCATAACCCCGTCGCTGGCCTGTAAGATTGATGCAAGATTTTCTACCGCTTTTTTTGTCTCGATTTTTGCCACTAGCCAAGGGTTTGCCCCCTCTTGGTGCAAGATTTTGCGCGCTTTTTCGATATCTTGATCTGTATTTACAAAGCTTATTGCTACGATATCTACTCCCTCTTTTGCTCCAAAGCGTAAGTCCTTTTCATCTTTTGGTGTGAGGGCGCTGAGGCTAAGATTTGAGTGGGGGAAGTTGATACCTTTACGACTGGAGAGTACTCCAGAGTTTTTGACAAGGAGTGTCACACTATTATACTCCTTTGCAATTACTTTTGCCCTAATGGTGCCATCAGCAAAGAAGACATACTCACCAACTTGTAAATCATCGATAATTTCTGGGTAACTGATAGTGAGATCATACTTGGAGTGTGGCATATCTTTGACAAGACGGATTTTGTCTCCTTTATTAAGCTCTAGTATCCCATCTATCTCACCTATTCTAATCTTTGGACCGCTTATATCTTGCAAAATTGCAGTTTTGCTTCCTAGTTTTTTTGCAGTTTCTCGAATCTTTTTGATTGAAGTATGATGGGTTTTATGATCAGCATGGCTAAAATTGAGGCGAAAGACATTGACTCCAGACTCAATAAGTTGTTCTATTTTATCAATGGAACTGGGTCCGAGTGTTGCAACAATTTTTGTCATTTTGGCTCCTTCTTACATTATAATATCCTAAGATTTTAACAAGAAGGTTACCCATGCTCAAAATCGCAATCGATAGAGGCGGAACATTTACAGATATCTATGCAGTTATTGATGATAAACAGGTGATAACAAAAAAGATTTTGAGTGAAAGTCCTCTTTATGAGGATCCAAATAGCTATGGTGTGCAATTGATACTGGATGAAATGGGAGCTACGCTGGATGATATTGAGTGGATCCGGTTTGGTACCACGGTAGCTACCAATGCACTGCTTGAGCGCAAAGGGGTTGATCTTACATTTGTTGTGACAAAAGGATTTAGAGATATTTTAGAGATTCGCTACCAAAATAGAGCCGATCTCTTTGCGCTGGATATCAAAAAGCCTCAGCCTCTTTATAAAGAGGTGATTGAGGTTGATGAGCGAGTTATTCCCAAAGGAAGTGACTTTGAAGTGCTACAACCTCTGCAAGAAGTGCCAAAGCCAAAGCATAAGCATGTGGCTGTAATGTTTTTGCATAGCTACGGATTTGATGAGCATGAAAAACGTATCAAAGAGATATTACGTGAATTTGATGTAACAGTTTCAAGTGAAGTTATTCCCTTGCAAAAAGCAATCGATCGAGCAGATACTACAGTAGTGGATGCCTATTTAACACCAGTTGTGCAAGAGTATGTGCAAAAGATCCTCAAAAACCTAGACAAACAAAAAAACATATATTTTATAAAAAGCGATGGAGGGCTTTGCAAGCCTGAAGAGTTTCGCGGCATCAACGCACTACTTAGTGGTCCGGCTGGCGGTGTGGTAGCCCTCTCAAGCATCTATGATGGAGTGCCACTCATTGGTTTTGATATGGGAGGAACGAGTACTGATGTGAGCCGCTATGATGGAAAAGTAGAGCTTAAAATGAGTGATGAGGTAGCGGGCTGCTACATCCACTATCCTATGGTAGATATTCACACAGTAGCAGCTGGAGGAGGCAGTAGACTTTTTGAGAAAGAGGGGATGTTGGTAGTAGGGCCTGAGAGTAGCGGGAGTGATCCGGGACCAGTATGTTATGGCAGAGGAGGAGAGCTGAGCATTAGCGATGCCAATGCGGTTACTGGTAGGCTTGAACCCGACTTTTTGCCAAAAGTCTTTGGAAAAAGCGGCAAGGAGCCTCTTGATATTGCAGCAGCCTGCAGTGCTTTTATGCCACTAGCAAAAAAGCTTGGAAAAGCGATAGAAGAGATAGCATTGGGCTTTATCGATGTAGCAAATGAGCATATGGCAAACGCAATTAAAGAGATAACTATCAAAAAGGGTTATGATCCCAAAGAGCATACGCTCTGCGTTTTTGGAGGAGCCGGTGGGCAGCATGCTGTGGGGGTGGCGAGAAAACTTGGCATCAAAAAGATCCTCATCCATCGCCACAGTGGTATCCTCTCAGCTGTGGGTATCGCGTACGCTGATATCAAAACAGAGCGCATTGCAATGGCAAGCGGTAATCTCGAAGAGGATTTTGCAAAACTAGAGGCTGGAAGTGAGAGGTATCAAAAGTATAGAAGTCTCTTTGTGCGTTTTAAAGGTACTAATACATCTTTGGAAGTGCCTTATGAAAACTATAAAGAACACTTTTTAAAGCGCTACAAGCAGGTTTTTGGCTTTGTTCCTGTAGGGGAAATAGAGATAGAGAGTATCAAAGTAACACTCATCAAACCAACTGCCAAACCAAAACGCCCCAAAATTGCAGCAGGTACAGTAGAGCCAGTAAAAATGGGACGGGTCTACTTTGATGAGGGATGGCAAGAGGTGCCAATTTTTAATGAACTCAAAGCTGGGGCTACAATCCAAGGGCCAGCCCTTATCGCACTGGAGCACTCTATGGTAGTGCTTGATCAAAAAAGCCGCGCTTCAATTAATGAGTATGGAGATATTCTCATAGAAGTAGAGCATGCAGAGCAAAGAGTTATCCAAGAGGCAAAACTCTCTCTTTTAGCAAATAGATTTGAGTTTATTGCCAAAAAGATGGGTGATATTTTGCAAAAAAGTGCAAAGAGCGTGAATATCAAAGAGCGTGCCGACTTTAGCTGCGCTATTTTTGATCCAGATGGCAATTTGATTGTCAACGCTCCCCATATTCCAGTACATCTTGGATCTATGAGCAGTGTGGTAAAAGCGATTATTGCCAAAGGGTACAAAAATGCCACATATATTACCAATGCTCCTTATGAGGGAGGCTCGCATCTGCCAGATATTACAGTAGCTACGCCCTATATTGAAGATGGCAAGACTCTTCTTTGGGTGGCAAGCCGCGGTCACCATGCAGATATTGGAGGGAGTGTGCCTGGAAGTATGCCGCCATTTTCAAAGTTTTTACATGAAGAGGGGACAATTATAGAGAGCTTTGCAGTAGTAGAGGAGGGAGTATTTGCAGAAGAGATTTTGCGATCTATTTTTGAGAGTGCTGGTGCGAGAAATATTGAAGATAATATAAGTGATATAAAAGCGCAGATTGCAGCAAATATGGAGGGGATTCGTTCGCTCCTTCCTTTAAAAGAGGAGCTTTCTTGGTTTTTTCGTGCAATAAAAGAGGTGAGCGCAAGGAGCGTAAGAAGCTTTTTTGCTTCATTACAAGCAGCAAGTGCCGAAGATTATCTTGATAACGGAGCAAAAGTTGCTTTGCAAGTCTATAAGAAAAATGGCAAAGTAGTTTTTGATTTTAGCAACTCAAGCCCGCAGCTGCTTTCTAATCAAAACGCCCCCTTTGCAGTGCTTAGAAGTGCAGTACTCTATGCCTTGCGCGTGATACTACAAAGAGATATTCCCCTCAATGATGGAATATTGCAAGATATTGAGATTATCGCTCCAAAAGGGACGCTTCTCAATCCCGATAAGGAATTGGCAGTAGTTGGTGGCAATGTTACAACGAGCCAGCGCATAGTGGATGTGATATTTAAAGCTTTCAAAGTAGCTGCAGCAAGTCAAGGGTGCATGAATAATGTTATCTTTGGTAATGAGCGTTTTGGCTACTACGAGACCATTGCAGGTGGGGCTGGAGCTACACCGCAAGCTCATGGGGCAAGTGGTGTGCATACACATATGACAAATACTAAGATTACAGATGTGGAAGTGATGGAGAGCCGCTTTCCTGTAATGATAGAAAAGTTTGCTTTAAGAAATGGTAGTGGGGGAGAGGGAAAATATAGGGGAGGAGATGGTGTAGAGCGTATATATCGCTTTTTGGAGCCAGTGGAAGTGAGTCTGCTTACAGAGCGAAGATCCTTTGCACCCTATGGTTTGTATGGGGGCAAAGAGGGAAAAAGGGGAGAGAACTATCTTGTGCGTGATGGAAAAACCTATAATCTTGGCGGTAAAGTCCACTTCTTTGCAAAAGAGGGAGACAAGCTCATAGTAAAAACGCCTGGAGGGGGTGGCTGGGGTACCACACAATAGCCACAAAATCGCCTAAAAATTGCCACTTTCCTTTGTTAGAATTTTTCAAAAGGAGTGGCAATGGATCTACAGTTTCCAAAAGCAATTATCAAACGAGATGGGAGTGTCGAGGAGTTTCGTGCCTATAAGATTGAAGATGCGATAAAAGCTGCTTTTGATAGTGTGCTTACTCCCTATGATCGCAAAGTATTTGAGAGTGTTTTGATTCGCATTAGCTTTGATGAGGTCAAAGCTGTCGAAGAGATACAAGATATCATTGAGTATGAGCTCTTTCGTGCTGGCTATTTTGATGTGATGAAATCTTTCATCACCTATCGCTTCTTGCACAAGATGCAGCGAGAGCAGATCTTGGGACTCACTCCTGATACCACCTATATAAATACTTCTAGTGCCGTTGAGGAGTATATCAATAAAAGCGATTGGCGTATCAATGCCAATGCCAATACGGGCTACTCCAATGCTGGACTTGTGAATAATTTGGCTGGAAAAGTTATAGCAAATTATTGGTTAGATAAAGTCTATAGCCCAGAAGAGGGGGCTGCACATAGAAATGGAGATATTCATATACACGATCTCGATTGCCTCACAGGATATTGTGCTGGATGGAGTCTGAGAGTTTTACTCAATGAGGGCTTCAATGGCGTAAGAGGAAGGGTTGAGAGCAAACCGCCCAACCACTTTCGCACAGCCCTTGGGCAGATGGCAAACTTTTTAGGGATTTTACAGAGTGAGTGGGCTGGTGCGCAAGCCTTTAGCTCCTTTGATACTTACCTAGCTCCCTATGTATTTAAAGATAATTTGAGTTATGAAGAGGTAAAGGAGGCAATTCGTAGTTTTGTTTACAACCTCAATGTGCCTGCACGCTGGGGACAGAGCCCATTTACCAATATCACAATAGACTGGACTGTGCCACAAGATTTGGCTGATCAGATTCCAACCAAAAATGATAGACATCTCTTTGAAGAGGTAGCAAATGATCCAAAAATTGTAAAAAAAGCGATGGAGCGCGGAGTAGCCTCTCCTTTGCAGCTTACTTATAAGCATTTTCAAAAAGAGATGCATCTCATTAATAGAGCCTTTTATGAGGTAATGACTGAAGGGGATAAAACAGGTC
The Nitratiruptor tergarcus DSM 16512 genome window above contains:
- a CDS encoding endo alpha-1,4 polygalactosaminidase translates to MHSAIQIFRELFLALLLLQAQPITPSMSFYWQLDGNVTNFNNAQIYDIDLFDSSPTLIKKLHEHNKTVICYFSAGTYENWRPDISLFPQTAIGEPLNDWPGERWLDIRDSHVKEIMRKRIDLALKKGCDGIEPDNVDGFTNDTGFSLSYSDQLRFNRFLAYEAHKRGLLIALKNDPFQAKTLAKLFDFAIVEECVENGECDKYLPFIEQNKAVYAVEYEYAPFQEGCQKYNRFKFYFASPSLDGSLWQECYGASRK
- a CDS encoding precorrin-2 dehydrogenase/sirohydrochlorin ferrochelatase family protein; the protein is MSFFPAYLKLDNKKILVVGGGKIAGDKISHLLDFTHNITIIAPEIDERVQEFITTHSLPYHKRSYQTGDVEGFFIVIVAVDDLEVQKTIYEECQKYGALCNAVDSVEYCDFIFPSYIKKGELIIAFSTSGASPALSKYLRRAIEKLLPANIASFLQELKTLRATLPKGKERMELLDKKAKEYIQKHFKG
- a CDS encoding nitrous oxide reductase accessory protein NosL, encoding MKKIFAIFLFVTLLFGQNASKDSKSSQKATLDPIYHLDVNKNPKFQAKIELANGKTILFCCPKSMFYFYLRPYEFPEYKIKKETDFKKLLVKDYISGEWIKAEGALYVFGSRLQGPKGDDLIPVRNKDTLNIFRLKYGGSKVLTFPEVVHKGVGLIYFLDAP
- the pyk gene encoding pyruvate kinase, which translates into the protein MTKIVATLGPSSIDKIEQLIESGVNVFRLNFSHADHKTHHTSIKKIRETAKKLGSKTAILQDISGPKIRIGEIDGILELNKGDKIRLVKDMPHSKYDLTISYPEIIDDLQVGEYVFFADGTIRAKVIAKEYNSVTLLVKNSGVLSSRKGINFPHSNLSLSALTPKDEKDLRFGAKEGVDIVAISFVNTDQDIEKARKILHQEGANPWLVAKIETKKAVENLASILQASDGVMVARGDLGIEVGIEKVPVIQKRIIKEANRLGKPVITATQMLLSMVNSPFPTRAEVSDVANAVMDGSDAVMLSDETTVGKYPVEAVETLRKVIQETMSIYPFYKHYEGKDIDAIAGSVADLCKSISPKAIVSFTSSGTTVKSIAKYRPQAPIIAVTHDKNTSHKLSLVWGVAQILEMPKIKNPEHLIQKFLDVAQRENIVTPGDRIILTMGSIVGKEGTTNMIRVVEV
- a CDS encoding hydantoinase B/oxoprolinase family protein → MLKIAIDRGGTFTDIYAVIDDKQVITKKILSESPLYEDPNSYGVQLILDEMGATLDDIEWIRFGTTVATNALLERKGVDLTFVVTKGFRDILEIRYQNRADLFALDIKKPQPLYKEVIEVDERVIPKGSDFEVLQPLQEVPKPKHKHVAVMFLHSYGFDEHEKRIKEILREFDVTVSSEVIPLQKAIDRADTTVVDAYLTPVVQEYVQKILKNLDKQKNIYFIKSDGGLCKPEEFRGINALLSGPAGGVVALSSIYDGVPLIGFDMGGTSTDVSRYDGKVELKMSDEVAGCYIHYPMVDIHTVAAGGGSRLFEKEGMLVVGPESSGSDPGPVCYGRGGELSISDANAVTGRLEPDFLPKVFGKSGKEPLDIAAACSAFMPLAKKLGKAIEEIALGFIDVANEHMANAIKEITIKKGYDPKEHTLCVFGGAGGQHAVGVARKLGIKKILIHRHSGILSAVGIAYADIKTERIAMASGNLEEDFAKLEAGSERYQKYRSLFVRFKGTNTSLEVPYENYKEHFLKRYKQVFGFVPVGEIEIESIKVTLIKPTAKPKRPKIAAGTVEPVKMGRVYFDEGWQEVPIFNELKAGATIQGPALIALEHSMVVLDQKSRASINEYGDILIEVEHAEQRVIQEAKLSLLANRFEFIAKKMGDILQKSAKSVNIKERADFSCAIFDPDGNLIVNAPHIPVHLGSMSSVVKAIIAKGYKNATYITNAPYEGGSHLPDITVATPYIEDGKTLLWVASRGHHADIGGSVPGSMPPFSKFLHEEGTIIESFAVVEEGVFAEEILRSIFESAGARNIEDNISDIKAQIAANMEGIRSLLPLKEELSWFFRAIKEVSARSVRSFFASLQAASAEDYLDNGAKVALQVYKKNGKVVFDFSNSSPQLLSNQNAPFAVLRSAVLYALRVILQRDIPLNDGILQDIEIIAPKGTLLNPDKELAVVGGNVTTSQRIVDVIFKAFKVAAASQGCMNNVIFGNERFGYYETIAGGAGATPQAHGASGVHTHMTNTKITDVEVMESRFPVMIEKFALRNGSGGEGKYRGGDGVERIYRFLEPVEVSLLTERRSFAPYGLYGGKEGKRGENYLVRDGKTYNLGGKVHFFAKEGDKLIVKTPGGGGWGTTQ
- a CDS encoding Lrp/AsnC family transcriptional regulator; its protein translation is MREEFVTLIQKEFPIAQRPFAALAKELGSDEESVLELYKELKAQDIIRQTSGIFDTKSLGYKSSLVAFKTKDIEEAAAIINTHPGVSHNYERDHDFNLWFTIAVEPRSKLGLEKTVELLAQKSNAQEYIILPTKKMFKIKVQLDPRGMGKKKEKVEKKKKISFELTPLHYQLIKLLQEDIDAVYEPFAKVVEELGIDYDTLMHEAKKLQEGGYMRRFATILRHRKAGFNANAMVVWDVDEKRAAEIGEKVAAYQAVSHCYLRPTYPNWPYSLFSMVHGKSKEEVEEVVEEIAKEIEPRDYRYLYSTREFKKQRIKYFSDAFAAWERENVD